A segment of the Acidobacteriota bacterium genome:
GGGGAAGAGGACCGACCAGAGCGCGCCCAGTGCACTCTGCAGACCGAAGAGGGGAGTTGACTGTTATGCCCGACTGGAAAACCCAAAGCTGCCAATCCGTCCGCCAGGTGTCGGTATTGTCGTCCGCTGAAGTCGATTCGGCTCTGGCGCAATTGCCGGGTTGGAACACCAGCTCGGATGGCAAACGCATTGTGCGCTGCTGGAAGGTGAAGCATTTTGTGGCCGGCATCGAGTTCTTCGGACGTGTGGCCGAGCTTGCCGAAGCTGAGGACCACCATCCGGATCTGCATCTGGAGGGCTACCGGCAGGTGAGGATCGAGTCCTGGACCCATTCGGTGGGCGGCATCTCGGTCAAGGACCTGATCCTGGCGGCCAAGATCGACGAACTTCCGGTGGAGCCGTTCGAGCCCTGAACTTGAGTCGCATGTCTCTCTCGGGTCCTCACCCCGCGAGGCAGGTGCAAGAGTGGGTTCCTGCTCCCGGGCCCCGGTTTGGACTCTGTCATGAAAGTCGCCACCTGGAACATCAACGGGCTGCGTGCGCGGTTCGATTTTCTCCTGCGCTGGCTGGAGGACCGTCAGCCTGACCTGGTTGGACTGCAGGAGTTGAAAATGGCCGAGGAGCGTTTCCCTTTCGAGGCATTGAAGGCGCGGGGCTACCACGCGTTGGTTCATGGCCAGAAAGCCTGGAACGGTGTAGCCATCCTGAGCCGCCAACCTCCCGGAGTCCCGGAAAAGGGGCTACCCGGAGAGGAGGC
Coding sequences within it:
- a CDS encoding 4a-hydroxytetrahydrobiopterin dehydratase, which gives rise to MPDWKTQSCQSVRQVSVLSSAEVDSALAQLPGWNTSSDGKRIVRCWKVKHFVAGIEFFGRVAELAEAEDHHPDLHLEGYRQVRIESWTHSVGGISVKDLILAAKIDELPVEPFEP